One region of Tachysurus fulvidraco isolate hzauxx_2018 chromosome 9, HZAU_PFXX_2.0, whole genome shotgun sequence genomic DNA includes:
- the LOC113635516 gene encoding polyadenylate-binding protein 1-like: MDFRAPPDQSQSAHGSFISQSESAVPAPDRKPLTIYMLESADLGEQIRMLYEYIFPLVEKIHPTGAKRITRLVIEGENNFDLVNLIAEPNRLRAHVNQIAAVLQAREAGQDVHFPVLKKKKKKRRGKNSQFFQ; this comes from the exons atGGATTTCCGCGCTCCTCCCGACCAATCTCAGTCAGCTCACG GCTCCTTCATCTCCCAGTCTGAG TCTGCTGTTCCTGCACCAGATCGGAAGCCGCTGACAATCTACATGTTGGAGTCAGCTGATCTGGGCGAACAGATCAGGATGCTGT atgAGTACATTTTTCCCCTAGTGGAGAAAATCCACCCGACTGGGGCCAAACGTATAACCAGGTTGGTTATTGAAGGAGAGAACAACTTCGACCTGGTCAACTTGATTGCGGAGCCCAACCGTCTGCGTgcccat GTCAATCAGATTGCTGCTGTGCTTCAGGCGAGGGAAGCTGGCCAGGATGTG CACTTTCCTGTactcaagaagaagaagaagaaaaggagggGAAAGAACAGCCAATTTTTTCAataa